The Raphanus sativus cultivar WK10039 chromosome 2, ASM80110v3, whole genome shotgun sequence genome includes a region encoding these proteins:
- the LOC108840895 gene encoding LOW QUALITY PROTEIN: sulfate transporter 1.1-like (The sequence of the model RefSeq protein was modified relative to this genomic sequence to represent the inferred CDS: deleted 2 bases in 1 codon), whose product MAKTNPPDGGGSDANDNTFIRHRVARPPKEGLLKEFKSVIQETFFHDAPLRDFKDQTASKKVLLGIQAVFPIIGWAREYNLRKLRGDVISGLTIASLCIPQDIGYAKLANLDPKYGLYSSFVPPLVYAGMGSSRDIAIGPVAVVSLLLGTLCQAVINPKENPAEYLRLALTATFFAGVFEAGLGFLRLGFLIDFLSHAAVVGFMGGAAITIALQQLKGFLGIKKFTKKTDIVSVMKSVFAASRHGWNWQTIVIGASFLTFLLVAKYIGRKNKKLFWVPAVAPLISVVVSTFFVFIKNYADKQGVQIVRHIDQGINPISVGKLYFSGKYFTEGIRIGLVAGMVALTEAVAIARTFAALKDYQIDGNKEMIALGTMNIAGSLTSCYIATGSFSRSAVNYMAGCHTAVSNIVMAIVVALTLAFITPLFKYTPNAILAAIIISAVLGLIDIEAAILIWKIDKLDFAACMGAFLGVVFVSVEIGLLISVVISFAKILLQVTRPRTVVLGKLPSTNVYRNTLQYPDAAKIPGILIIRVDSAIYFSNANYLRERILRWLREEEEKAKAAYMPAIKFLIIEMSPVTDIDTSGIHSIEELHKNLEKRQIQLILANPGPVVTEKLHASRFADEIGEENIFLSIGDAVATCSPKLAEQQA is encoded by the exons ATGGCCAAGACTAATCCGCCGGACGGAGGAGGGTCCGATGCAAATGACAATACATTCATTCGTCACAGAGTGGCACGTCCTCCGAAGGAGGGTCTGCTTAAGGAGTTCAAGTCGGTGATTCAAGAAACTTTCTTCCACGATGCGCCTCTGAGGGATTTTAAGGACCAAACAGCATCTAAGAAGGTGTTGCTCGGGATCCAAGCTGTCTTCCCAATCATTGGATGGGCCAGAGAGTACAATCTTCGAAAACTTAGAGGAGATGTCATTTCTGGTCTCACCATTGCCAGTCTGTGTATCCCTCAG GATATTGGATATGCAAAGCTCGCGAATTTGGATCCAAAATATGGACTTT ATTCGAGCTTCGTGCCACCACTGGTGTACGCGGGCATGGGGAGTTCTAGAGATATTGCGATCGGACCAGTGGCGGTGGTGTCTCTTCTTCTTGGCACTCTGTGCCAGGCCGTGATCAACCCGAAAGAGAATCCTGCGGAATATCTCCGCCTTGCCCTCACCGCCACTTTCTTTGCTGGCGTTTTCGAAGCTGGCCTTGGTTTTCTCCGGTTGGGATTCCTGATAGACTTTCTGTCACATGCGGCTGTGGTTGGGTTCATGGGAGGAGCAGCCATTACAATTGCTCTCCAACAACTTAAGGGCTTTCTTGGCATCAAGAAGTTCACCAAGAAAACTGATATTGTTTCCGTCATGAAATCCGTATTTGCGGCTTCTCGTCACGGG TGGAATTGGCAGACGATAGTCATCGGTGCCAGTTTCTTGACCTTCCTACTTGTCGCCAAATACATT GGGAGGaagaacaaaaaattattttgggtTCCGGCAGTTGCTCCTCTTATTTCCGTCGTTGTCTCCACTTTCTTTgtctttataaaaaattat gcgGACAAACAAGGAGTCCAGATT GTGAGGCATATAGATCAAGGAATAAATCCGATTTCAGTTGGTAAGCTTTACTTTTCCGGAAAATATTTTACCGAAGGAATCCGAATTGGATTAGTTGCTGGTATGGTAGCCCTAACG gaAGCCGTAGCAATTGCAAGAACGTTTGCCGCACTGAAAGACTATCAAATCGATGGAAACAAAGAGATGATCGCATTGGGTACTATGAACATTGCTGGTTCACTCACTTCTTGTTACATTGCCACAG GTTCATTCTCGCGATCTGCCGTGAACTACATGGCGGGATGCCACACAGCTGTTTCAAACATTGTGATGGCCATAGTGGTAGCTCTAACATTAGCGTTCATTACACCGCTCTTCAAGTACACACCAAACGCCATCCTCGCAGCAATCATTATATCAGCCGTCCTTGGTCTTATTGACATCGAAGCAGCAATCCTCATATGGAAGATCGATAAACTCGACTTCGCGGCTTGCATGGGAGCTTTCTTGGGAGTTGTTTTCGTTTCAGTCGAAATCGGTCTCTTGATTTCC GTGGTGATATCATTTGCGAAGATTCTGCTGCAAGTGACGAGACCAAGAACAGTGGTTCTAGGGAAGCTTCCAAGTACGAATGTGTATCGGAACACTCTGCAGTATCCAGATGCTGCCAAGATTCCCGGAATCTTGATCATTCGCGTTGACTCTGCCATCTACTTTTCCAACGCCAACTATCTCCGAGAAAG GATTTTAAGATGGTtgcgagaagaagaagaaaaagctaAAGCAGCATACATGCCGGCAATCAAGTTTCTGATTATTGAGATGTCAC CGGTTACAGATATTGATACCAGTGGTATCCACTCCATTGAAGAACTTCACAAGAATCTCGAGAAGAGACA